From one Marmota flaviventris isolate mMarFla1 chromosome 1, mMarFla1.hap1, whole genome shotgun sequence genomic stretch:
- the LOC114081821 gene encoding 2'-5'-oligoadenylate synthase-like protein 2, producing MNPSPDLYETPGDRLDALLKHSLQPKEDWKEESKDVWQRMERFFRDQCFQDKLFLGQEVRVLKVVKGGSSGKGTTLNHKSDLDMILFLSCFVSFQSQSLVRKYIIDFIEEKLDCCSRSLAYSIAVIHHREGNRIPRSLTLQIQCRKSTDVFRMDVLPAFDALGSFSPDSKPEPEIYESLITASGYPGEFSPSFTQLQRHFVKSRPFKLKNLLRLVKFWYLKYVKDKYRGEAVPSKYALELLTIYAWERGTDESENFNMDEGLVAVMKLLRDYKDICIYWTKYYDFQNETVRNFIKQKLKEYRPVILDPADPTNNLGRGRGWDLMAREAVYCLRQACCRTEDPGHGWHVQRARDVQVTVKQTGQKPLTLSVNPYSPIWKMKAEIKRTNRASSPQSQYRLSFQEPGGERQLLSSQQTLADYGIFSKVNVRVLETIPPEIQVFVKDANGQSIPYAIYPDDTIRDLKEKIEDAGGPLVKDQILKAQGRTLWNRRRLEDLDIEDCDTITLIKRS from the exons ATGAATCCCTCCCCGGACCTGTATGAGACCCCTGGGGACAGGCTGGACGCCTTACTGAAGCACAGCCTTCAGCCCAAGGAGGATTGGAAGGAAGAATCCAAGGATGTCTGGCAAAGAATGGAGCGGTTCTTTCGGGATCAGTGCTTCCAAGATAAGTTGTTTCTGGGACAAGAAGTCAGGGTGCTGAAGGTGGTGAAG GGTGGCTCCTCAGGAAAAGGAACAACTCTGAACCACAAATCTGACCTGGATATGATTCTGTTCCTGAGCTGCTTTGTAAGCTTCCAAAGCCAGTCACTGGTCCGAAAATACATTATTGACTTCATTGAGGAGAAATTGGATTGCTGTAGCAGAAGCCTGGCCTACAGCATCGCGGTGATCCATCACAGGGAGGGAAACAGGATCCCTCGTTCTCTGACCTTACAGATCCAGTGCAGGAAGAGCACTGATGTCTTTCGGATGGACGTGCTCCCAGCTTTTGATGCTCTGG GATCCTTTAGCCCAGACTCTAAACCAGAGCCGGAAATCTATGAAAGTTTAATAACTGCCTCTGGCTACCCTGGGGAGTTCTCGCCAAGCTTCACACAGTTGCAGAGACACTTCGTGAAAAGCCGCCCTTTTAAACTGAAGAACCTCCTGAGGCTGGTGAAGTTCTGGTACCTGAAG TATGTGAAAGATAAATACCGAGGAGAAGCAGTGCCTTCAAAATATGCATTGGAGCTACTGACCATTTATGCCTGGGAAAGGGGTACAGACGAAAGTGAGAACTTCAACATGGACGAAGGGCTTGTGGCTGTCATGAAACTCCTCAGAGATTACAAAGATATCTGCATTTACTGGACCAAGTACTATGATTTCCAAAATGAGACTGTCAGAAACTTTATCAAACAAAAGTTGAAGGAGTACAG GCCCGTTATCCTAGACCCGGCTGACCCCACCAACAACCTGGGAAGGGGGAGAGGATGGGACCTGATGGCCAGAGAGGCTGTTTACTGCCTGAGACAGGCCTGCTGCAGGACAGAAGACCCCGGCCACGGCTGGCATGTCCAG AGAGCAAGAGATGTCCAGGTGACTGTGAAACAGACCGGCCAGAAGCCTTTGACGCTCTCAGTGAACCCGTACAGTCCCATCTGGAAGATGAAAGCAGAGATCAAGAGGACAAATAGGGCAAGTAGCCCCCAGAGTCAGTATCGTCTCTCCTTCCAGGAGCCGGGGGGAGAGAGGCAACTGCTCAGCAGCCAACAGACTCTGGCCGATTATGGGATCTTCTCTAAGGTGAATGTCCGCGTGCTGGAGACCATCCCTCCCGAGATCCAGGTCTTTGTGAAGGATGCTAATGGCCAGAGCATACCCTATGCCATCTACCCTGATGACACCATCCGTGACTTGAAAGAGAAAATCGAAGACGCTGGAGGACCCTTAGTAAAGGACCAGATACTGAAGGCCCAGGGTCGGACCCTGTGGAACCGCCGCAGGCTTGAAGACTTGGACATAGAAGACTGTGACACCATCACGCTCATTAAGAGAAGCTGA